In Poecile atricapillus isolate bPoeAtr1 chromosome W, bPoeAtr1.hap1, whole genome shotgun sequence, one DNA window encodes the following:
- the LOC131591394 gene encoding synaptonemal complex protein 3-like isoform X2 translates to MAPSGRKHGGKAGKPAQEDQTIPSYDFEEERKLSGSEEDIREGDTPVMDKHGKKRPLVTTHVPDDVGGEVQNMLERFGADINKALLAKRKRLEMYTKASLKTSNQKIEHVWKTQQEQRQKLNHEFSQQFMTLFQQWDVDVQKAEEQEEKLANMLRQQQKVFQQARIVQSQRLKTIKQLYEQFLKSMEELEKSNENLLAGAQNELRKEMAMLQKKIMMDTQQQEMATVRKSLQSMLF, encoded by the exons ATGGCACCATCAGGAAGAAAGCATGGAGGAAAAGCTGGTAAACCAGCACAAGAAGATCAGACCATACCTAGTTATGACTTtgaggaggaaagaaaactgaGTGGATCAGAGGAAGACATTAGAGAAG GTGACACACCAGTAATGGACAAGCATGGAAAGAAAAGACCTCTGGTGACTACTCATGTTCCAGATGATGTGGG GGGTGAAGTACAGAATATGTTGGAGAGATTTGGAG CTGACATTAACAAGGCTCTCCTAGCTAAGAGGAAACGATTAGAGATGTATACAAAAGCCTCACTCAAAACCAGTAACCAGAAGATTGAACATGTTTGGAAAACACAGCAGGAGCAAAG GCAGAAGCTGAATCATGAGTTCTCCCAGCAGTTTATGACCTTATTTCAGCAATGGGATGTAGATGTGCAAAAGGCAgaggaacaggaagaaaaactagCG AATATGCTTCGTCAGCAACAAAAAGTTTTTCAACAGGCAAGAATAGTTCAAAGTCAGAGACTGAAAACCATTAAGCAACTCTACGAGCAATTCTTAAAG AGcatggaggagctggagaagagcaATGAAAATCTTCTGGCTGGTGCCCAAAATGAACTTCGCAAGGAAATGGCGATGttgcagaagaaaattatgaTGGACACT CAACAGCAGGAGATGGCAACTGTTCGCAAGTCTCTTCAGTCCATGTTATTCTGA
- the LOC131591394 gene encoding synaptonemal complex protein 3-like isoform X3: MDKHGKKRPLVTTHVPDDVGGEVQNMLERFGADINKALLAKRKRLEMYTKASLKTSNQKIEHVWKTQQEQRQKLNHEFSQQFMTLFQQWDVDVQKAEEQEEKLANMLRQQQKVFQQARIVQSQRLKTIKQLYEQFLKSMEELEKSNENLLAGAQNELRKEMAMLQKKIMMDTQQQEMATVRKSLQSMLF, encoded by the exons ATGGACAAGCATGGAAAGAAAAGACCTCTGGTGACTACTCATGTTCCAGATGATGTGGG GGGTGAAGTACAGAATATGTTGGAGAGATTTGGAG CTGACATTAACAAGGCTCTCCTAGCTAAGAGGAAACGATTAGAGATGTATACAAAAGCCTCACTCAAAACCAGTAACCAGAAGATTGAACATGTTTGGAAAACACAGCAGGAGCAAAG GCAGAAGCTGAATCATGAGTTCTCCCAGCAGTTTATGACCTTATTTCAGCAATGGGATGTAGATGTGCAAAAGGCAgaggaacaggaagaaaaactagCG AATATGCTTCGTCAGCAACAAAAAGTTTTTCAACAGGCAAGAATAGTTCAAAGTCAGAGACTGAAAACCATTAAGCAACTCTACGAGCAATTCTTAAAG AGcatggaggagctggagaagagcaATGAAAATCTTCTGGCTGGTGCCCAAAATGAACTTCGCAAGGAAATGGCGATGttgcagaagaaaattatgaTGGACACT CAACAGCAGGAGATGGCAACTGTTCGCAAGTCTCTTCAGTCCATGTTATTCTGA
- the LOC131591394 gene encoding synaptonemal complex protein 3-like isoform X1: MAPSGRKHGGKAGKPAQEDQTIPSYDFEEERKLSGSEEDIREGDTPVMDKHGKKRPLVTTHVPDDVGGEVQNMLERFGADINKALLAKRKRLEMYTKASLKTSNQKIEHVWKTQQEQRQKLNHEFSQQFMTLFQQWDVDVQKAEEQEEKLANMLRQQQKVFQQARIVQSQRLKTIKQLYEQFLKSMEELEKSNENLLAGAQNELRKEMAMLQKKIMMDTVSITFMKLVKCKNRTFNLT, translated from the exons ATGGCACCATCAGGAAGAAAGCATGGAGGAAAAGCTGGTAAACCAGCACAAGAAGATCAGACCATACCTAGTTATGACTTtgaggaggaaagaaaactgaGTGGATCAGAGGAAGACATTAGAGAAG GTGACACACCAGTAATGGACAAGCATGGAAAGAAAAGACCTCTGGTGACTACTCATGTTCCAGATGATGTGGG GGGTGAAGTACAGAATATGTTGGAGAGATTTGGAG CTGACATTAACAAGGCTCTCCTAGCTAAGAGGAAACGATTAGAGATGTATACAAAAGCCTCACTCAAAACCAGTAACCAGAAGATTGAACATGTTTGGAAAACACAGCAGGAGCAAAG GCAGAAGCTGAATCATGAGTTCTCCCAGCAGTTTATGACCTTATTTCAGCAATGGGATGTAGATGTGCAAAAGGCAgaggaacaggaagaaaaactagCG AATATGCTTCGTCAGCAACAAAAAGTTTTTCAACAGGCAAGAATAGTTCAAAGTCAGAGACTGAAAACCATTAAGCAACTCTACGAGCAATTCTTAAAG AGcatggaggagctggagaagagcaATGAAAATCTTCTGGCTGGTGCCCAAAATGAACTTCGCAAGGAAATGGCGATGttgcagaagaaaattatgaTGGACACTGTAAGTATCACATTTATGAAGTTAGTTAAATGCAAAAACAGGACATTCAATTTAACATGA